The genome window GCCTGGACGTCCTGCGCCCGGGTGCCGCCGGTGGCGTGGTTGCCGCGCGGGAACGCCGCGACCGCGACGGACAGGGGCCGGACCCGGGCGCGGACGGCCTGTGCGGCGCTGCGGCCGCACCGCCGCTTCTCGATGTCGCGCAGCAGCTCGACGAGCTCTGCCGCGGTGTCGACGCCGTCGGGGTGCGGACGCCAGTCGGGCTCGCCCGCGGGCGGGTCGCCGCGCAGGGCGAGGAACGAGCGCACGCCCTCGTCGAGGAACTCCTCGACGATCGCCGTGACCTCGTCCCGCGACGTCCCGACGCACGTCAGGTGCGCGATCGGGTTGAGCGAGGTCTCGCGCAGCAGCCGGCGGACGAGCGCGCGCGTGGTCTGGCGGGTGCGTCCCGAGGCGCCGTAGGTGACGGACACGAAGTCCGGCTCCACGGTCTCGAGCTCGCGGACCGTCGCCCACAGGCGGGGCGCCGCGTCGGGGTTGCGCGGGGGGAACAGCTCGAAGGAGACGGTCGGGCGGTCCAGCGCGCCGGCCTGCTCGGCGCGTCGACCCGTGGCGCGGGCGGGCCGCTCGGCCGGCGTGTCCTGCGCGGCGGGCGCGGTCTCGATCTCGGCCACGACGCTCATCGCGCCGCGGGGCTGGTCGTCGGGCGGGCGGTCCCGCACGAGGGGTCGGTGGCACAGGGGCGCACGTTCATCGTCACTCCATCGTTCCTGGCGGAAGCACCCACACCCTCGCGAGGAGGGGGGTTGCTGCGGCGTCGTCGAGCCAGGTCTCTCAGCCGCTCTGGATGGTCGCCGAGGATCGTAGCCCCGCTGCCCGGATGGCGGACAGGTCCTCCCGACAGGT of Cellulomonas dongxiuzhuiae contains these proteins:
- a CDS encoding methylenetetrahydrofolate reductase; translation: MSVVAEIETAPAAQDTPAERPARATGRRAEQAGALDRPTVSFELFPPRNPDAAPRLWATVRELETVEPDFVSVTYGASGRTRQTTRALVRRLLRETSLNPIAHLTCVGTSRDEVTAIVEEFLDEGVRSFLALRGDPPAGEPDWRPHPDGVDTAAELVELLRDIEKRRCGRSAAQAVRARVRPLSVAVAAFPRGNHATGGTRAQDVQALLAKQEAGADFAISQVFFDAEAYLGLVAEAREAGVTIPIVPGIIPTTDPARLARVQELTGVPVPGRLLDLLSATDDPAERHRRGTRAGVDLVNRVLDGGAPGVHVYTFNKHEAALDLLEGADLVGGRRSAVTPHDLTASDGSTAGATTTTTPRGNLS